TGATGAGCACCGATCAGACTGAAAAATTCAGTGATTTTTTCTGCTTCTTTCAGGTAAGTAATAAATCCTTTTTTCCGTTCGATCGTTTTACTGTTTAATCCGAATTGATTCATCAGTTTGGAGAGTGATTCATTATGCTCCTCATAAAGCGTAAAGATCTCCAGATGATAAGAGGATGTCTCCGGATTATTGACGGATCCGCCAGCCAGAAACGCTCCACGGAGATAAGCCCGTTGACAGCATTTTTTGCCGATGACGGATGGGGAAATGGTGTGATTGAGACTGAAGCCTTCTCCAAGTATATTTAAATCCTCCAGGATCTCTTTCGCCTGTTCAGCAATTCTTACAATATATACGTTATTCTTTTTGAGCCTCATTTTCTTTCGCACAAGCAATTCTACCTGAATGGTGTAGCTTTTTTTAATCAGGGTATAAATTCTTCGGGCGATCGCTGCATTTTCAGTCTGGATATTGACAATCAGTGCTCTGTTTGAAAATGACAGCGAGCCATTCATTCTGATTAGCGCGGAAAGTTCGGCTTTTGAACAGCAATCATTTGCTTCAATTTGCGTTAATTCTTTTTTTGTTTCTGACGCAAAAGACATTTTGTTCCCGCCTCTCTATAGCCAAGTCCTTATGCGAGCTGATTTTTCGTTTCAGCAATTAAGCGGACAATAATTTCTGCAACCCGATCCGTATCATGACGGATCAGTCCATTTTTATTCATGATAATTTTATCATAGACCACGTTTAAACCGAGTGCACGAAGTCTCTCGACATCAAACTTTACGGGTTCCGCCATTTCTTTGTCATAAAGTGAGCGGATCTCCTCCGGTACATCTTCATTATTCACAAGAATGTAATCGATAAACCGTTCCCCCATGTGATCGTACAAAGCTTCTATATGATTGGACGCTGTATAATGCAGCGTTTCGCCAGCCTGTGTCATCAGGTTGCAAATATATACCTTTGGCACAGCACTATTGATGACAGCTTCTCCAATTTCCTTCACGAGGAGATTCGGCAGGATACTGGTGTATAAGGAGCCTGGACCAATAATGATCATATCAGCCTCTTCGATCGCTTCGACTGCCTGAGGCAACGCCTTCACGTGTTCCGGTGTTAAATAAACACGGCGGATTTTCTTTCCGCTGAAAGGAATTTTCGATTCTCCCCTGATTACGGTACCATCTTCCATTTCCGCTGATAAAAGCAGACTCTGGTTGGCTGAAGGCAGTACCCGTCCGCGCACATTCAGCACCTTACTCATCTCTTCAATCCCATTGGCAAAGTCTCCAGTGATGGAGGTCATCGCTGCAATAATCAGATTCCCGAGTGAATGCCCGCCAAGTTCGTTTTTACTCGCAAAGCGGTACTGGAACATTTCTTCAACAAGCGGCTCAACATCAGATAAGGCTGCGAGCACATTTCTGATATCGCCCGGAGGAGGGATGTTCAGGTCAGAACGGATCCTCCCTGAGCTGCCTCCATCATCTGCGACGGTCACAATAGCCGTCAAATTAACAGGATACTGCTTCAGTCCGC
The sequence above is drawn from the Jeotgalibacillus aurantiacus genome and encodes:
- the whiA gene encoding DNA-binding protein WhiA — its product is MSFASETKKELTQIEANDCCSKAELSALIRMNGSLSFSNRALIVNIQTENAAIARRIYTLIKKSYTIQVELLVRKKMRLKKNNVYIVRIAEQAKEILEDLNILGEGFSLNHTISPSVIGKKCCQRAYLRGAFLAGGSVNNPETSSYHLEIFTLYEEHNESLSKLMNQFGLNSKTIERKKGFITYLKEAEKITEFFSLIGAHQALLRFEDVRIVRDMRNSVNRLVNCETANLNKTIGAALRQVENIRFIERHAGLGILPDKLREIAELRVAYQDVTLKELGEMVSGGTVSKSGINHRLRKIDEIAEKLRKGEMAGTK
- a CDS encoding gluconeogenesis factor YvcK family protein yields the protein MKTKRYQKGNVVVIGGGTGLSVLLRGLKQYPVNLTAIVTVADDGGSSGRIRSDLNIPPPGDIRNVLAALSDVEPLVEEMFQYRFASKNELGGHSLGNLIIAAMTSITGDFANGIEEMSKVLNVRGRVLPSANQSLLLSAEMEDGTVIRGESKIPFSGKKIRRVYLTPEHVKALPQAVEAIEEADMIIIGPGSLYTSILPNLLVKEIGEAVINSAVPKVYICNLMTQAGETLHYTASNHIEALYDHMGERFIDYILVNNEDVPEEIRSLYDKEMAEPVKFDVERLRALGLNVVYDKIIMNKNGLIRHDTDRVAEIIVRLIAETKNQLA